One window from the genome of Cricetulus griseus strain 17A/GY chromosome 2, alternate assembly CriGri-PICRH-1.0, whole genome shotgun sequence encodes:
- the Pabpc4 gene encoding polyadenylate-binding protein 4 isoform X8, giving the protein MNAAASSYPMASLYVGDLHSDVTEAMLYEKFSPAGPVLSIRVCRDMITRRSLGYAYVNFQQPADAERALDTMNFDVIKGKPIRIMWSQRDPSLRKSGVGNVFIKNLDKSIDNKALYDTFSAFGNILSCKVVCDENGSKGYAFVHFETQEAADKAIEKMNGMLLNDRKVFVGRFKSRKEREAELGAKAKEFTNVYIKNFGEEVDDDNLKELFSQFGKTLSVKVMRDPSGKSKGFGFVSYEKHEDANKAVEEMNGKEMSGKAIFVGRAQKKVERQAELKRKFEQLKQERISRYQGVNLYIKNLDDTIDDEKLRKEFSPFGSITSAKVMLEDGRSKGFGFVCFSSPEEATKAVTEMNGRIVGSKPLYVALAQRKEERKAHLTNQYMQRVAGMRALPANAILSQFQPAAGGYFVPAVPQAQGRPPYYTPNQLAQMRPNPRWQQGGRPQGFQGMPSAIRQSGPRPALRHLAPTGNAPASRGLPTTTQRVGVPAAVPSLAPRATVAAAPRAVAPYKYAASVRSPHPAIQPLQAPQPAVHVQGQEPLTASMLAAAPPQEQKQMLGERLFPLIQTMHSNLAGKITGMLLEIDNSELLHMLESPESLRSKVDEAVAVLQAHHAKKEAAQKVGVGTVAAAAATS; this is encoded by the exons CTGAGAGAGCCTTGGACACCATGAACTTCGATGTGATTAAGGGAAAGCCAATCCGGATCATGTGGTCTCAGAGGGATCCCTCTTTGAGAAAGTCTGGTGTAGGGAATGTCTTCATCAAGAACCTGGATAAATCTATAGACAACAAGGCACTTTATGATACTTTTTCAGCCTTTGGAAACATCCTGTCCTGTAAG GTGGTTTGTGATGAGAATGGCTCTAAGGGTTATGCCTTTGTCCACTTCGAGACCCAAGAGGCTGCTGACAAGGCCATCGAGAAGATGAATGGCATGCTCCTCAATGACCGCAAAGT GTTTGTGGGCAGATTCAAGTCTCGCAAAGAGCGGGAAGCTGAGCTCGGGGCCAAGGCCAAGGAATTCACCAATGTTTATATCAAAAACTTTGGGGAGGAAGTGGATGATGATAATCTGAAAGAGCTATTCAGCCAGTTTG GTAAAACTTTAAGTGTCAAGGTGATGAGAGATCCCAGTGGGAAATCCAAAGGCTTTGGCTTTGTAAGTTACGAAAAACACGAGGATGCAAATAAG GCTGTGgaagaaatgaatggaaaagaaatgagTGGGAAAGCAATATTCGTAGGCCGTGCACAGAAAAAAGTAGAGCGCCAGGCTGAATTAAAACGGAAATTTGAGCAGCTGAAGCAGGAGCGAATTAGTCGTTACCAG GGAGTGAATCTCTACATTAAGAACTTAGATGACACCATTGATGATGAGAAATTAAGGAAAGAGTTTTCTCCTTTTGGATCAATCACCAGTGCTAAG GTGATGTTAGAAgatggaagaagcaaagggtttgGCTTTGTCTGCTTCTCATCTCCTGAAGAGGCAACCAAAGCAGTCACTGAGATGAACGGAAGGATTGTAGGCTCGAAGCCGCTGTACGTTGCCCTGGCTCAGAGGAAGGAAGAGCGGAAGGCTCACCTGACTAACCAGTATATGCAGCGTGTGGCTGGCATGAGAGCACTCCCTGCCAATGCCATCTTAAGTCAGTTCCAGCCTGCAGCTGGCGGCTACTTTGTGCCAGCAGTTCCACAG GCTCAGGGAAGGCCTCCATATTACACGCCTAACCAGCTAGCACAGATGAGGCCTAATCCACGCTGGCAGCAAGGCGGGAGACCTCAAG GCTTCCAAGGAATGCCAAGTGCTATACGGCAATCTGGGCCTCGTCCAGCTCTTCGCCATCTGGCTCCAACTGGTAATGCTCCGGCCTCTCGTGGCCTTCCTACTACCACTCAGAGAGTCG GCGTTCCTGCGGCTGTGCCAAGCCTTGCACCTCGTGCCACAGTTGCCGCTGCTCCCAGGGCTGTGGCTCCATACAAATACGCCGCAAGTGTCCGCAGTCCTCACCCTGCCATTCAGCCACTGCAG GCACCACAGCCTGCAGTCCATGTCCAGGGGCAGGAGCCACTAACTGCCTCGATGCTGGCTGCAGCACCACCCCAGGAACAGAAGCAGATGCTGG GGGAGCGTTTGTTCCCACTTATCCAAACAATGCATTCAAACCTGGCTGGAAAGATTACAGGAATGCTGCTGGAAATTGACAACTCTGAGCTGCTCCACATGTTGGAGTCCCCTGAGTCTCTCCGTTCCAAG GTGGATGAAGCTGTGGCAGTCCTGCAGGCTCATCATGCCAAGAAAGAAGCCGCCCAGAAGGTGGGGGTGGgcactgttgctgctgctgctgctacctcTTAG
- the Pabpc4 gene encoding polyadenylate-binding protein 4 isoform X6, whose amino-acid sequence MNAAASSYPMASLYVGDLHSDVTEAMLYEKFSPAGPVLSIRVCRDMITRRSLGYAYVNFQQPADAERALDTMNFDVIKGKPIRIMWSQRDPSLRKSGVGNVFIKNLDKSIDNKALYDTFSAFGNILSCKVVCDENGSKGYAFVHFETQEAADKAIEKMNGMLLNDRKVFVGRFKSRKEREAELGAKAKEFTNVYIKNFGEEVDDDNLKELFSQFGKTLSVKVMRDPSGKSKGFGFVSYEKHEDANKAVEEMNGKEMSGKAIFVGRAQKKVERQAELKRKFEQLKQERISRYQGVNLYIKNLDDTIDDEKLRKEFSPFGSITSAKVMLEDGRSKGFGFVCFSSPEEATKAVTEMNGRIVGSKPLYVALAQRKEERKAHLTNQYMQRVAGMRALPANAILSQFQPAAGGYFVPAVPQAQGRPPYYTPNQLAQMRPNPRWQQGGRPQGFQGMPSAIRQSGPRPALRHLAPTGNAPASRGLPTTTQRVGSECPDRLAMDFGGAGAAQQGLTDSCQSGGVPAAVPSLAPRATVAAAPRAVAPYKYAASVRSPHPAIQPLQAPQPAVHVQGQEPLTASMLAAAPPQEQKQMLGERLFPLIQTMHSNLAGKITGMLLEIDNSELLHMLESPESLRSKVDEAVAVLQAHHAKKEAAQKVGVGTVAAAAATS is encoded by the exons CTGAGAGAGCCTTGGACACCATGAACTTCGATGTGATTAAGGGAAAGCCAATCCGGATCATGTGGTCTCAGAGGGATCCCTCTTTGAGAAAGTCTGGTGTAGGGAATGTCTTCATCAAGAACCTGGATAAATCTATAGACAACAAGGCACTTTATGATACTTTTTCAGCCTTTGGAAACATCCTGTCCTGTAAG GTGGTTTGTGATGAGAATGGCTCTAAGGGTTATGCCTTTGTCCACTTCGAGACCCAAGAGGCTGCTGACAAGGCCATCGAGAAGATGAATGGCATGCTCCTCAATGACCGCAAAGT GTTTGTGGGCAGATTCAAGTCTCGCAAAGAGCGGGAAGCTGAGCTCGGGGCCAAGGCCAAGGAATTCACCAATGTTTATATCAAAAACTTTGGGGAGGAAGTGGATGATGATAATCTGAAAGAGCTATTCAGCCAGTTTG GTAAAACTTTAAGTGTCAAGGTGATGAGAGATCCCAGTGGGAAATCCAAAGGCTTTGGCTTTGTAAGTTACGAAAAACACGAGGATGCAAATAAG GCTGTGgaagaaatgaatggaaaagaaatgagTGGGAAAGCAATATTCGTAGGCCGTGCACAGAAAAAAGTAGAGCGCCAGGCTGAATTAAAACGGAAATTTGAGCAGCTGAAGCAGGAGCGAATTAGTCGTTACCAG GGAGTGAATCTCTACATTAAGAACTTAGATGACACCATTGATGATGAGAAATTAAGGAAAGAGTTTTCTCCTTTTGGATCAATCACCAGTGCTAAG GTGATGTTAGAAgatggaagaagcaaagggtttgGCTTTGTCTGCTTCTCATCTCCTGAAGAGGCAACCAAAGCAGTCACTGAGATGAACGGAAGGATTGTAGGCTCGAAGCCGCTGTACGTTGCCCTGGCTCAGAGGAAGGAAGAGCGGAAGGCTCACCTGACTAACCAGTATATGCAGCGTGTGGCTGGCATGAGAGCACTCCCTGCCAATGCCATCTTAAGTCAGTTCCAGCCTGCAGCTGGCGGCTACTTTGTGCCAGCAGTTCCACAG GCTCAGGGAAGGCCTCCATATTACACGCCTAACCAGCTAGCACAGATGAGGCCTAATCCACGCTGGCAGCAAGGCGGGAGACCTCAAG GCTTCCAAGGAATGCCAAGTGCTATACGGCAATCTGGGCCTCGTCCAGCTCTTCGCCATCTGGCTCCAACTGGTAATGCTCCGGCCTCTCGTGGCCTTCCTACTACCACTCAGAGAGTCG GGTCTGAGTGCCCGGACCGCTTGGCTATGGACTTTGGTGGGGCTGGTGCCGCCCAGCAAGGGCTGACTGACAGCTGCCAGTCTGGAG GCGTTCCTGCGGCTGTGCCAAGCCTTGCACCTCGTGCCACAGTTGCCGCTGCTCCCAGGGCTGTGGCTCCATACAAATACGCCGCAAGTGTCCGCAGTCCTCACCCTGCCATTCAGCCACTGCAG GCACCACAGCCTGCAGTCCATGTCCAGGGGCAGGAGCCACTAACTGCCTCGATGCTGGCTGCAGCACCACCCCAGGAACAGAAGCAGATGCTGG GGGAGCGTTTGTTCCCACTTATCCAAACAATGCATTCAAACCTGGCTGGAAAGATTACAGGAATGCTGCTGGAAATTGACAACTCTGAGCTGCTCCACATGTTGGAGTCCCCTGAGTCTCTCCGTTCCAAG GTGGATGAAGCTGTGGCAGTCCTGCAGGCTCATCATGCCAAGAAAGAAGCCGCCCAGAAGGTGGGGGTGGgcactgttgctgctgctgctgctacctcTTAG
- the Pabpc4 gene encoding polyadenylate-binding protein 4 isoform X7, with protein sequence MNAAASSYPMASLYVGDLHSDVTEAMLYEKFSPAGPVLSIRVCRDMITRRSLGYAYVNFQQPADAERALDTMNFDVIKGKPIRIMWSQRDPSLRKSGVGNVFIKNLDKSIDNKALYDTFSAFGNILSCKVVCDENGSKGYAFVHFETQEAADKAIEKMNGMLLNDRKVFVGRFKSRKEREAELGAKAKEFTNVYIKNFGEEVDDDNLKELFSQFGKTLSVKVMRDPSGKSKGFGFVSYEKHEDANKAVEEMNGKEMSGKAIFVGRAQKKVERQAELKRKFEQLKQERISRYQGVNLYIKNLDDTIDDEKLRKEFSPFGSITSAKVMLEDGRSKGFGFVCFSSPEEATKAVTEMNGRIVGSKPLYVALAQRKEERKAHLTNQYMQRVAGMRALPANAILSQFQPAAGGYFVPAVPQAQGRPPYYTPNQLAQMRPNPRWQQGGRPQGFQGMPSAIRQSGPRPALRHLAPTGSECPDRLAMDFGGAGAAQQGLTDSCQSGGVPAAVPSLAPRATVAAAPRAVAPYKYAASVRSPHPAIQPLQAPQPAVHVQGQEPLTASMLAAAPPQEQKQMLGERLFPLIQTMHSNLAGKITGMLLEIDNSELLHMLESPESLRSKVDEAVAVLQAHHAKKEAAQKVGVGTVAAAAATS encoded by the exons CTGAGAGAGCCTTGGACACCATGAACTTCGATGTGATTAAGGGAAAGCCAATCCGGATCATGTGGTCTCAGAGGGATCCCTCTTTGAGAAAGTCTGGTGTAGGGAATGTCTTCATCAAGAACCTGGATAAATCTATAGACAACAAGGCACTTTATGATACTTTTTCAGCCTTTGGAAACATCCTGTCCTGTAAG GTGGTTTGTGATGAGAATGGCTCTAAGGGTTATGCCTTTGTCCACTTCGAGACCCAAGAGGCTGCTGACAAGGCCATCGAGAAGATGAATGGCATGCTCCTCAATGACCGCAAAGT GTTTGTGGGCAGATTCAAGTCTCGCAAAGAGCGGGAAGCTGAGCTCGGGGCCAAGGCCAAGGAATTCACCAATGTTTATATCAAAAACTTTGGGGAGGAAGTGGATGATGATAATCTGAAAGAGCTATTCAGCCAGTTTG GTAAAACTTTAAGTGTCAAGGTGATGAGAGATCCCAGTGGGAAATCCAAAGGCTTTGGCTTTGTAAGTTACGAAAAACACGAGGATGCAAATAAG GCTGTGgaagaaatgaatggaaaagaaatgagTGGGAAAGCAATATTCGTAGGCCGTGCACAGAAAAAAGTAGAGCGCCAGGCTGAATTAAAACGGAAATTTGAGCAGCTGAAGCAGGAGCGAATTAGTCGTTACCAG GGAGTGAATCTCTACATTAAGAACTTAGATGACACCATTGATGATGAGAAATTAAGGAAAGAGTTTTCTCCTTTTGGATCAATCACCAGTGCTAAG GTGATGTTAGAAgatggaagaagcaaagggtttgGCTTTGTCTGCTTCTCATCTCCTGAAGAGGCAACCAAAGCAGTCACTGAGATGAACGGAAGGATTGTAGGCTCGAAGCCGCTGTACGTTGCCCTGGCTCAGAGGAAGGAAGAGCGGAAGGCTCACCTGACTAACCAGTATATGCAGCGTGTGGCTGGCATGAGAGCACTCCCTGCCAATGCCATCTTAAGTCAGTTCCAGCCTGCAGCTGGCGGCTACTTTGTGCCAGCAGTTCCACAG GCTCAGGGAAGGCCTCCATATTACACGCCTAACCAGCTAGCACAGATGAGGCCTAATCCACGCTGGCAGCAAGGCGGGAGACCTCAAG GCTTCCAAGGAATGCCAAGTGCTATACGGCAATCTGGGCCTCGTCCAGCTCTTCGCCATCTGGCTCCAACTG GGTCTGAGTGCCCGGACCGCTTGGCTATGGACTTTGGTGGGGCTGGTGCCGCCCAGCAAGGGCTGACTGACAGCTGCCAGTCTGGAG GCGTTCCTGCGGCTGTGCCAAGCCTTGCACCTCGTGCCACAGTTGCCGCTGCTCCCAGGGCTGTGGCTCCATACAAATACGCCGCAAGTGTCCGCAGTCCTCACCCTGCCATTCAGCCACTGCAG GCACCACAGCCTGCAGTCCATGTCCAGGGGCAGGAGCCACTAACTGCCTCGATGCTGGCTGCAGCACCACCCCAGGAACAGAAGCAGATGCTGG GGGAGCGTTTGTTCCCACTTATCCAAACAATGCATTCAAACCTGGCTGGAAAGATTACAGGAATGCTGCTGGAAATTGACAACTCTGAGCTGCTCCACATGTTGGAGTCCCCTGAGTCTCTCCGTTCCAAG GTGGATGAAGCTGTGGCAGTCCTGCAGGCTCATCATGCCAAGAAAGAAGCCGCCCAGAAGGTGGGGGTGGgcactgttgctgctgctgctgctacctcTTAG